The following are from one region of the Quercus robur chromosome 1, dhQueRobu3.1, whole genome shotgun sequence genome:
- the LOC126722747 gene encoding uncharacterized protein LOC126722747 isoform X1 produces MESPMFSFQWLPFVFLIFLSSVSATLINIPRLSPIGGKFLHDLETVSASISDDLQTFYYDQTLDHFNYRPESYTTFRQRYVINSKYWGGATSNAPILAYFGAEAPLDGDLSAIGFLADNAQQFQALILYIEHRYYGNSIPFGSREEALRNASTLGYFNSAQAIADYAEIITHVKKTLHANDSPVIVIGGSYGGMLASWFRLKYPHVALGALASSAPILYFDDITPQNGYFSVVSKDFKEASETCYQTIQKSWSEIDKATSQPSGLSNLGKEFKTCRPLSKSSELKNYLESVYYTAAQYNHPPDYPVTIVCGGIDGAPSDASILEKIFAGLVAYRGIRSCYVNEPRNISETTVGWRWQTCSEMVIPIGRGNDTMFEPDPFILSSYIEQCKSIYGVPPRPHWVTSYYGGHDIKLILHKFGSNIIFSNGLRDPYSTGGVLDNMSDTIVAVSTDLIAWIYSLQRKVIQNGWLCSERLRLGSSNNGSPSTMLIFSPTRNKLKSHQR; encoded by the exons ATGGAATCTCCAATGTTTTCATTTCAATGGCTTCCTTTTgtctttcttattttcttatccTCTGTCTCTGCAACACTAATAAATATTCCCAggttaagtccaattggaggaAAATTTCTACACGATCTTGAAACAGTATCTGCATCTATTTCGGATGACTTACAAACATTTTACTATGACCAAACACTTGATCACTTCAACTATAGGCCAGAAAGCTACACAACTTTTCGGCAAAGATATGTGATCAACTCTAAGTACTGGGGAGGTGCAACTAGTAACGCACCAATTCTTGCTTATTTTGGAGCAGAAGCACCTTTGGATGGTGATCTTTCCGCTATTGGTTTTCTTGCTGATAACGCCCAGCAGTTCCAGGCTCTCATACTATATATAGAG CATCGATATTATGGGAACTCAATACCATTCGGATCAAGGGAAGAAGCACTTAGAAATGCAAGCACTCTTGGATACTTCAACTCTGCCCAAGCTATAGCAGATTATGCAGAAATCATTACACATGTAAAGAAAACACTACATGCCAATGATTCTCCAGTAATTGTCATTGGAGGATCATACGGAGGAA TGCTGGCTTCATGGTTTCGGCTAAAATATCCCCATGTTGCCCTTGGTGCCTTGGCCTCCTCGGCTCCAATCCTTTACTTTGATGATATTACGCCACAAAATGGATATTTTTCTGTTGTCAGTAAGGATTTTAAG GAAGCTAGTGAGACTTGCTACCAAACCATACAAAAGTCATGGTCTGAAATAGATAAAGCCACATCTCAGCCTAGTGGTCTTTCAAACCTTGGCAAGGAATTCAAGACTTGTAG ACCCCTTAGTAAATCTTCGGAGCTCAAGAATTACTTGGAGTCTGTGTATTACACTGCAGCCCAATATAATCATCCTCCAGATTATCCGGTTACAATTGTTTGCGGTGGCATAGATGGAGCTCCTTCTGACGCTAGTATTCTTGAAAAAATATTTGCTGGTCTTGTTGCTTATAGAGGAATTAGATCATGCTATGTTAATGAACCCAGAAATATATCTGAAACAACTGTGGGATGGAGATGGCAG ACATGTAGTGAGATGGTGATACCAATAGGCCGTGGCAATGATACCATGTTTGAACCAGATCCTTTTATCCTAAGCAGCTACATCGAGCAGTGCAAGAGCATCTACGGTGTCCCACCTCGGCCTCATTGGGTCACTTCTTATTATGGAGGCCAT GATATCAAACTGATTCTCCACAAGTTTGGAAGCAACATCATATTCTCCAATGGGCTGAGAGATCCATACAGTACTGGCGG GGTCTTGGACAACATGTCAGACACTATTGTTGCAGTTAGTACA GATCTCATTGCTTGGATATACTCTTTGCAAAGGAAAGTGATCCAGAATGGTTGGTTATGCAGCGAAAGGTTGAGGTTAGGATCATCAAACAATGGATCACCAAGTACTATGCTGATCTTCTCACCTACAAGAAATAAATTGAAGTCACACCAAAGATGA
- the LOC126722747 gene encoding uncharacterized protein LOC126722747 isoform X2 has translation MESPMFSFQWLPFVFLIFLSSVSATLINIPRLSPIGGKFLHDLETVSASISDDLQTFYYDQTLDHFNYRPESYTTFRQRYVINSKYWGGATSNAPILAYFGAEAPLDGDLSAIGFLADNAQQFQALILYIEHRYYGNSIPFGSREEALRNASTLGYFNSAQAIADYAEIITHVKKTLHANDSPVIVIGGSYGGMLASWFRLKYPHVALGALASSAPILYFDDITPQNGYFSVVSKDFKEASETCYQTIQKSWSEIDKATSQPSGLSNLGKEFKTCRPLSKSSELKNYLESVYYTAAQYNHPPDYPVTIVCGGIDGAPSDASILEKIFAGLVAYRGIRSCYVNEPRNISETTVGWRWQTCSEMVIPIGRGNDTMFEPDPFILSSYIEQCKSIYGVPPRPHWVTSYYGGHDIKLILHKFGSNIIFSNGLRDPYSTGGVLDNMSDTIVAVSTVNGSHCLDILFAKESDPEWLVMQRKVEVRIIKQWITKYYADLLTYKK, from the exons ATGGAATCTCCAATGTTTTCATTTCAATGGCTTCCTTTTgtctttcttattttcttatccTCTGTCTCTGCAACACTAATAAATATTCCCAggttaagtccaattggaggaAAATTTCTACACGATCTTGAAACAGTATCTGCATCTATTTCGGATGACTTACAAACATTTTACTATGACCAAACACTTGATCACTTCAACTATAGGCCAGAAAGCTACACAACTTTTCGGCAAAGATATGTGATCAACTCTAAGTACTGGGGAGGTGCAACTAGTAACGCACCAATTCTTGCTTATTTTGGAGCAGAAGCACCTTTGGATGGTGATCTTTCCGCTATTGGTTTTCTTGCTGATAACGCCCAGCAGTTCCAGGCTCTCATACTATATATAGAG CATCGATATTATGGGAACTCAATACCATTCGGATCAAGGGAAGAAGCACTTAGAAATGCAAGCACTCTTGGATACTTCAACTCTGCCCAAGCTATAGCAGATTATGCAGAAATCATTACACATGTAAAGAAAACACTACATGCCAATGATTCTCCAGTAATTGTCATTGGAGGATCATACGGAGGAA TGCTGGCTTCATGGTTTCGGCTAAAATATCCCCATGTTGCCCTTGGTGCCTTGGCCTCCTCGGCTCCAATCCTTTACTTTGATGATATTACGCCACAAAATGGATATTTTTCTGTTGTCAGTAAGGATTTTAAG GAAGCTAGTGAGACTTGCTACCAAACCATACAAAAGTCATGGTCTGAAATAGATAAAGCCACATCTCAGCCTAGTGGTCTTTCAAACCTTGGCAAGGAATTCAAGACTTGTAG ACCCCTTAGTAAATCTTCGGAGCTCAAGAATTACTTGGAGTCTGTGTATTACACTGCAGCCCAATATAATCATCCTCCAGATTATCCGGTTACAATTGTTTGCGGTGGCATAGATGGAGCTCCTTCTGACGCTAGTATTCTTGAAAAAATATTTGCTGGTCTTGTTGCTTATAGAGGAATTAGATCATGCTATGTTAATGAACCCAGAAATATATCTGAAACAACTGTGGGATGGAGATGGCAG ACATGTAGTGAGATGGTGATACCAATAGGCCGTGGCAATGATACCATGTTTGAACCAGATCCTTTTATCCTAAGCAGCTACATCGAGCAGTGCAAGAGCATCTACGGTGTCCCACCTCGGCCTCATTGGGTCACTTCTTATTATGGAGGCCAT GATATCAAACTGATTCTCCACAAGTTTGGAAGCAACATCATATTCTCCAATGGGCTGAGAGATCCATACAGTACTGGCGG GGTCTTGGACAACATGTCAGACACTATTGTTGCAGTTAGTACAGTTAATG GATCTCATTGCTTGGATATACTCTTTGCAAAGGAAAGTGATCCAGAATGGTTGGTTATGCAGCGAAAGGTTGAGGTTAGGATCATCAAACAATGGATCACCAAGTACTATGCTGATCTTCTCACCTACAAGAAATAA